TGGTGCACTTGCCACCGGCGATGGCCAGGAGGATCCCGATGACACCAACCAAAATGGAAATGACGCAGAGTGCGCGGGCGGCCTGTAGGTCCGAGCTGAGAGCCAGCATAGAGTCATAGACCTTGCACTGCATCTGCCCGGTGCTTTGCACCACGCAGGCCATCCAGATGCCTTCCCAGGAGATCTGCGCCGTCACAATGTTGTTCCCAATGAAAGCTGTGACCTTCCACATGGGCAGGGCGCAAATCACGATGGTCATGATCCAGCCAATGATGGCCAGGGCCGTGCCCAACATCTGTAGCCCGGCAGATACCATGCTTCCTCgggtttttttgtgtcttaGTCCAAACAAAAAGCAGTCCAAATATATGTGTAGTCTCTTCCCAAATGCAGTGACAAAGACAATGGGTGAGAGTGGGTCCTTTTATATGCTTCAAATAGGGAGGGGCCAAGCACaaactccctcactccctcactcactcactcactcagtcactcggTCACTCACGCCCTCTGTACAACCCAAAAAAACTCAAGTTTCAGGTTTTTCTCCTACAAACTGAAGGGCGGTTACATGTGTTTTGTGAGTCATTGACATTCAAAACCAGAGTACGTCTACAGATAGTAGATAGTAACTTCCACTACtaagaattattttaatttggaGCTGTTCACTCTTGACAGAagaatcatttatattttattttaattatatactatttaaattatataccACAATCAGGGTGGCAAATGCAACATAGATAAAACTCTATATagttcaataaataaacattgaatgaaaaatgaatactATTTAAGGAAGTGTAATTCCACCTTGCATACCTACACATCTACCttcagtatttaatattttaacagataCTGACtgtaaatggggaaaaaagttcaGTTTCAGGACATCCAGATTAACATCTCTTACTCCTACATTCCTTTTGCTACTAGTTTTACTGAAttattcatagtagttactgagtAATATGCTTCATGACAACTAACTGACTAATAATCTAAGGATTTAAGGGGTTAAATACCTTGTTATTTCAGTGTAGTGTACTTATATTTGAAACTCTGTAATGTATCAATTTCCAAGACACacataaatcaaatcaaaaaccTTAATCTACAATCAAGTAATCAACAGGTTCTCTGTTAAGAAGTCAAAGCAAACGTTTTCCCTCCTCCATAATCCAACCAATCCACGTCACATAAATCTTTTACTTAATCAAACATGTGACACCTGCAGTTCTCCAGTAAGTTCCCTGATTTCAGCACTTAAAATGATAGCACTGCTAAAGAATGCCAGAGTTTAAAACTGGCACTGATAAAAAAGcatgagaaagtgagaaaaaatgCTGACCTTTTACTCGATGTCCTGAGGGATGCAGACTTTAGTGAAAACCCAGCCACAGAGTCTATATGTCTTAATGCTCCAATATGCTTCAAGTGCTCACCGTCCAGTGGTCTCTAGATTAAGGACACAGGGAGGACATggtggagggggaaaaaaaaaggcaaatcaaGGGGACTCACAGGTTTTTGGCTCCTTTGGAATAAaggaaggagagggagagagtaagAGATATTGATTCTTTCATTAAAGAAAGAGAGCACTGTTCAGGAGCCAAAAACTGCCTTTAGGACAATaaaggctcttttttttttttgaaaggtaGCTCATTAAAATCTACTTGGCAAGGGGTCAGTGGATAGAGTTCCATGCACAGGTAAACAGGTAAGGAATTTCTACAATTAAGGAGCTGAGGAAAGACAGCTTGGAGAATATCACCTTCTTTAGGTTCTACACTATCAGATACCAGGTGAAATGGGAGACACCAGAGAGTGCACGTTAACACACTCAGCCATCCATGTCATTGtataaacacttaaaaaaagacttatattatgctgtatattttttttttttgaggtaaCACTTTCATGTAAGGTTCCTTTCTTACCAGGTAACTACAGATGAATGAAGTaactgtttaaaatgaatactATGAGAAGCTTAATTACTAATGAATGAAGGAGAGTTTACTAAACTATACAAACAAGACttgtttctgaaataatcacaAGTGTTTTGCGTAAGTGAATTACTGAAAGTCTTAAGTAGGTTtgtaaaaataacacattttgagaCTGAAATGCGAAATCATCATGATTTTCATGTTATAATAACTTATTAAGAGCAGCAATAAATAAGTTAAACCTCTAACTAAAAGTCCAGAATAAAGATTGAATGAATTAATAGAGTAAGGTTTCTCTGAAATCTTCATGCCGGATTAGATATTTAAAACAATCATTAACATAACAGTCCACCATTAACTGGCTGTTCATTTCTTTATGAAACAAGTACCACGTAACCTACTGGTCCAAAATCTGTACTAACACTTTTCATTAAGTAAGGTAATACCTCTGTGTGATTGCTAAATTAACCTAATCTAGTACAGGAATACAAAAACAGGCTTAACTTGtcataaatcataataataatagtctttTTTTGGCTACTGTTTCCACCGTTATTGTTTGTTATGTTTTAGGCTGCTCATGGTTCTGCAATAAGACTCTTCCTTGTTCCTATTCATCTTCATTCATTAGTAATGAAGCGCGACGCATTATTCATTGCAAATAGTTATTAGATTTGTTCATGATTTATTCTTGCATAGTTGCTGTGTTACTAAGGAACGTTATTGTTAATGATTTTCCATACTTATTGGTCAGTGACTGATAAGTGTATTTAGGATAGTCatcaaagagaaaagaaaatatgtctgtgtgcgtgtgtgtgtgtgtgtgtgtgtgtgtgtgtgtgcatgagagagagagagagagagagagagagagagaaggttctcagaaaaaaactgaatggaAAGTGGAACACTGTAAAACTAAACTCAAAAAACTTTTCTAAAATCAATAACTTTTCACTCACTCCTCAGGGTGTTCCACTTTCATGAAGAtgcatacatttaaaacatcttGGATACAAAGCAGAAAAGTAAAAGTGTTTTTGAAAGGGTGTGTGCAGTTCACTTTCCAACAATTTAACGTATTTGCTTCCATTTGAAAACTTTAtcataaagtaaaaatgaatgttaatgctataaatgttgtttatttaccAAAGAATACACAAGAAGTTTTACAAAAGGTATTTcttaaaagtataaataataaagtaaaaaaaaaattatatcagcCATTGAGTGTCAAAGATTTATAGAGTAATATCTTACAACCACAGAACTGTGGCTTGCTGGAGGAAAAGCACGATTGTAAATCCattgaaaggtttttttttttttttttttttttgtattttgtttgggTTATAAACCATATAATTCCAAGATCTGGCTTTTAtctttgttatttaaatttttgttttttttttaaattttataaattttatttaaaaaatatagtttgttatagttttcattatttatatccatatatttattttatttatttatagttttatttatcataATTATAATTGATGCATTAATTCGCTAATTATTATATTCCCACCTTTAACACATCTCCTTTCGATAAGATACAATAATACGAAAACAGGCCAATTTATCTAAAATTTCACATGTTCCTTCACTgagtaatttgtaatttgtaaaaacattCAAAGTTTATAAAAACACCTGTAAAGTAACAGGAAACAACATATCTTTTATTATTACGATTATATTAAACCAATATCAGAATGTTCCCAGATTGTTGAATGTGTAGAAACAGGTGAAACAGAACTGGTTTATTAGATAAATACCTATGAATACACATGCCATGGCAAGTCGCATTGTCAAAACACACCTTAGGGAGAGCCTGAGACAACACGCACACGTTTTCCACAAAATCCGCACTGAATGAGAGCTCAGAAAGGTGAATCTATGaggaaaaagcaaaataatgttCTTTCTTGTGCACTGATGATTAAGAATTTGTGATgtgacattcttttttttcgtCACTGAAACTCAGGCATCAGAGCTTCTTTCACACATGCTTTCCGCATGGGATGTCACCAGGTTTTATTGCCTAAGGGATTGTGGGTAGGGCAGTGTGAGTAATTATAGAGAGTGACAGAACAAAAACTTTGTTTTTGCCATGAGTCATCGAATGTCAGTGTTTGCCTGTGACTGGAGCACACGAGATTGACAGTGAGTGATAAAGGAAGAGATTGAGAGCACATTATTGGCACTCTAATTCCTCTGAATACTGCACCTTACTTCCTCTGAATGATAACACTTCTGCTAAACACTTCTCATAAATACACGTAATGCTATGTATATGAAATTTGTACATGCTCACTGATGATAAAACATACTCTTTTGATGTACTTAATATTGCAAACAAGTAAACACTGACCCTTTTAGACAAAGTaagaaatttattaattaacattgaATAAAGTGAGGAATTCAGAGTGCAATTCAATATTCCGAAATATTCTTAATTCGAACGGTTTTTAGAccaattgattgattgattttacaGCTCCATCATTTTaggttcgatcctgagcccTGGTTACTCTTAGTATGGTTTCTGAGAGCAGCTGCTGAagatgatgattaaaaaaaatgctgcattaTCACTCTCACAACTATCAGCTGTTTGAACAGTAGTTTGGCTTCAACacagatcacaggtttacatacaagtgtaaatgcataaaattgtacttgttgatatggtgaagatttctatgaagagatgtttatttaacatggtaaagtcttcaggatggagggctttgcggtttctcagtaacatgacaagctgcatttttgtttcttattaaCCTAAAGAGacggaaaaaagagaggctgagagATAAAAggaagactgtttatagctactataatgtaagtgaagtTGTTTTGCGGACGTTCTACACCATTAATGGTAATTATGCAcctatcagccataacattaaaaacactgacaatGAAGTGAAGAACACTGATTATGTCCTTACAGTGGCACCTGCCAAGGGGTGGGGTATATTAGGAAGCaataaacagtcagttcttgaagttgacgtgttggaagtaggaaaaatgggcaagcataaggatctgagtgactttgacaagggccagactgtgatggctagacgactgggtcggagaatctccaaaacggcaggtcttgtggggtgctCCTGGTATACAGTGGTTAGTTAGTGGTTAGTGGTTATATCTCagtctgatcaagcatctgtgggacatACTGGACAAACAGGTCTGATCAATGGAGGCcacaccttgcaacttacacggcttaaaggatctgcttctgatgttttggtgccagataccacagcacaccttcagaggtcttgtggagtccacgcCTCGAGGGGTCAGAGCTGCTTTTGCAACACAAAGGGAACTGACACAGTATTAGCCGGgtgcttttaatgttatagctgatcagTGTAAATGCTATGacatatatgttatatatatatatatatatatatatgacacatAAGGTAAGCTTTGGCtgtgttgctgttgctgtgttataacgggaataaaacaataacagaAGTGCTGTTACTGCAAAACAGTAATAGGAACTCTGCCTCCACTTCCTATTTCCTATATTTTCCCAAAACACCACACTTCGCTTGTGTGTCATTTCATACTTACAATCCGTACATATACTGCATTCTATTCCTTACTTATCCTGCATCTCGGACTGTGTTGTAACTGTcatatttattaactttattatattatcatttatacaaaaatgttatttaaatgtttcccTGAGGTTGTCACTAAGAGGTAGTCAAGGCAATCATGAGAAGTGAAGTTCATAGTGAACGTCATTTCCTTGTCAACACAAACAATGCTCATTCCACTTCTCTCTTTAAGTTATAATGAAGcataagaacaaaaaaattttgAGTGAGTGTCAAAGACCAAGTATTTTACCTAGATCTGCCATTTCCCTTCTCAAAAGCTACTACTGGTTTATAATATTGAATAGGGTCTATCATTTGTACACTTAGCATCTGGgaaaaagttttctgtaaattatttacagtaaaataaacacCGTAAATAGTTGAAGGTTTATTAtacaatttgttattttttatttaaaggaatGTACTGTAAAGGATTGGGCAGTGGATtggtttacagtaaagtaccagaaaatgcaatgcattgtgggatatcTAGCAATTTTAATTGGGAGTGAGATTCTCTTTGGATCAATATCTAGGTCATTTGCatgctctttattttatataagcaAACACAAACCCACTTTGAACTTGTTTAACTTTATAGGCTAATAAAAACGTACTAATAAATCACTGACAGCTTTCTATTAGTGTGAGTTGATGCAATGGCAGAGGTGGTTGAGTCAGTGCGTGCTACTTGCGCAAGACCGTTAACATTTAAATGCTATGTTGTTTCTCATCTCAGTTGAAAGACACTCAAAAGTCAGTAAAAGTGTAAGCCAAATCAGCAAATTCagaggattttttaaatataaatttacagtatataagtGGAAACATACAGTGATATACTATAAAAAGTACAGTACTCTGATGTACATTACTACATCTAAATATATTATAGTAACTTACAGTTATGGGCTGTACATTTACAATTCTTTAACTCTGCTGCCAgtaaattgctgtaaatttgaCATGTAGTAAATGCAAGTCTGTATAGGTGTCTGACACAACAATGGCTTACAAACAGCAAAGCGACAGTCTGTCTGAGGAGCTGACAGCAATAAACATACTGCAGAAACGGATATCCAACCACTGAACAGAAGAAAATGCAAGACGGTGGTAGGAAGGACAGAATTTCTCCTTTCCACTTTCTgtggaacatgacaagctgtgtttgtcttgtcttataaatttcaagaaaaagaaaaatgagagacTGGGGAGGGAACAGCTGTGTATAATTGTGACAACACAAATgataacttgtctcatggacgttctacaactttaaatgtaacagcAAACGCATATCATTCTTTAGAACATGCAATTTcttaatatctatctatctatctatctatctatctatatatatatatatatatatatatatatatatatatatatatatatatatatatatgtgtgtgtgtgtgtgtgtgtgtgtgtgtgtgtgtgtgtgtattcatagGCAAATTGATGTCATATAAGAAGAATATAAAATGTTGGTGCAtgctgttgcaaaaaaaaaacaaactttgcTGTGATAATATCACACTgacctgtcactgattattttcctatcacagcacacCCCGAAGAGGTTTACTGCTTATGTATCATACTTATAAATAGTTATATGTAGCCATATGTATACAACAAACTCATTAAAACGAAATATtcagtattaaaattataattagttTGTTAGACAGTAATGACAGACTGTGTTCTCCTCAAATAATATCCTGAAAATATCattcatatataattatttatttaagaaatgtaaaaaatactatactatttaacagcaaactgtataaaATCCTCTGCTGTTCATCCCTTTATAGTATTGTGATTAAAGAAACGTTAAATAGGCTGTCACAATGTTCTctacatttctgttttgtcttCCAGCTAACCGTTATTGTGCATGCAGGATCCTGGCTGTTAATTATTACCGGCTCTTGTAGTCAGAAAATTCAGGCCAAGCAGGTTTCCATTCCCACAGTGAATAAATGTCAACACAGGTGACAGTGTTCCTGCTTAGACACACACGTTCTTGTGTGATAAACAACAGCTTTATGAAGTTCTcagtaaacatgttttattgtttctgCAAGTCAGTGCATGCAGTACTCATGGCAGTCACAGTCATGGAGCCAAAGATATTTGGCAgtttaaaatagaataaattcGGTGCATTTAAGGTTTTATCAGCTGTATGTAGAATAACAGAGGATTCCAAGTATAACCATTAgagtcaataataataaaataaaacaaaataaagagtCAAGCCTGTGAAGAACACATAAGgaactattttttttgtttttatttttattgttttttttttttttactaagacTTTCAAAGCACACCCAAAAGGTTAAGTAAGTACAAGTCAGTGCACGCTTCAGCATGCATGTCACCTGTCCTGATGGTGTGTTAATTATTGGCTTTACAAAGCTCTTAGcaaaaatgtgtctttttttgattgttttttttttttttaagtagactATACGGACGTCCATCAGTTAGCGAGTGCTCATTATGTCATGGCAGGGATTTAATTGTGATTTAAGAGTTAGGGGAGCACTACTTCTTTCATACCTGACATTAATCATTTCCATGAATTTAATGTTGAGACCATTCCCAACAATGTTCTCAACATTAAATTCatggaaatgattaaaatatgtttttaaatttatatctgtTTCTGGTATAAGCACTTGATTTAACTAACTGTCACTGGATATCCAGATATCATTTGGTTTATTTGTCAGTTTTGACAGTATTATTccattactattattgttattattatcaacTTACATCATTTTGTGACTTACATTCTCATTAGATTTAAGTAACAGAGATCTGCGCAACTAAACTAAAAGTGGAGGATCTCACCTCCCTTTAATCTCCGCTTCCCTTTAATCCACGCTTCCTGTGCTTACCTGTAGATCATAATGCAAAGAAGATGCAGaagctagtttttttttgttcatgtatatatatatatatatatatatatatatatatatatatatatatatatatatatatgtacatacaaaaGCTTAAATTAGATTCGCATAAACAACAATTTtgaaataatgcaaaaatattgtGTACATCATACTTATTCAAGTTTAATCACTTGACGCTGTAAAATATTATTGCTTACACTACCTTGTCTAGCTAAAGCGCAGTAAAGCAGAGGTTTTTCCCCAAATGTTTATCATAATTCACAAAGAAAATGAatttatcttatcttttttCTGCCAAGCTAGAAACTGGCCATAACCGCAAATATTTGAGATGTCTGAGGACAAATGAAAAAGCAGTCTCAGGTTGAGTCATTCATGCAGAACCAAAGCTGCAATCCATTTAATATTTGCACTTTTTGCCAGAAATGTGAACTATAATGTGCTGAAaggtgtcatttttaaaaataaataataataaatgtgacaAAGTATCAACTTTCTTTTGGTAAAATATTGATTACAGAAAAAAGTCTAGTGTGAATGGCCAGATCTCTCAGCAGCTGGAGTTTCCATGCCCTTCCACCTGGTGCCATCTGCAGTTAGACAGATCCTCCCAAGCAGAACCTCTCATCcaatcagcacggctgtgatgaTTCAAACCTTCAAATCTGCTCCATTTAAACATTCCCAGTCCAACACAATGATACACAATGaaagatatactgtatttactcCTAAAGGCCTGATCTGAATTACAtgaatctgaaataaataaaaccacagggCAGTGGTAACTGTGGTCAGAAAACTTATACTGGATATTTAATTAAGTTTAACATTTAttcccatttattattattttttttttatttgaaggaGACTTTGCAACCTTCTGTCATTTCTGTCATATGTTTTCTGAAATCTATCATGATTTAATCTTTACTTGATTAGTAAAAtcaagtttatcttatctttatcttaaaattatttaaattaaatagcTAAAGGCTAATATTAGATgcacgttaaaaaaaaacaattattataaGCTATAGTACTACTATGTTACTGCTTGCTGGATATTCAAACTTATCTTTATATAacattgcattacattacatcatattgcattgcattacattgcattgcattacattacattgtatCACACTGCATTGCATTACATTGCATTAcatggcattgcattacactgcactacatTGCATTACATTGCtttgcattacattacactacattgcattacattacactacattgtATTGCATTACACTGCATTACATTGCATTACACTgcattgcattacattacattgaaattacattacattacattacactgcaTTGTATTATATTGCATTGCATAACATTAGATTGCATTACATTACCTTGCATTGAAATTgcaacttttattatttatctaaaactgttagataAATAATTGATAGTTTTAATAATGTTAgatagtttttgttttaaacattcaATCATCAATCGGTAAATTTGCTTGTCATATGCATGACCAATACCACAAAGTTTGCATTCAATACGAAGTTTCAAATTAGATGGCGTTCATGTCTTCTAGGGATGCAAAGGAGATGCCTCATTTTATTAGAGcctttgcttactccagcatactgaaacattttactgaggtagggccaagGGACACTAATCCTCAGtttccacactgcagtctggtGGCTTATCCATTTTCAGCGGTGCACAGTTAGCTACAGCATTAACTACaatgtgtagcatgagaaggtcaccaCGGATAACTAATTAGCAAGATTTTtgatagttttttcttttaatagttTAACTTTTCCTCAAGGTGGAATTCATTTCTGtccagaaaataataaatacatataagcCAAACCAAAAAGCTAGTTTATGAGTGCGAGTAGAAGTTGATACAGACATGAGATCAGATAACAGGTCTTGATCATTCTATAGACAAAGAGTGGAATTGTCCTTCCTTCATACATGTCTTATTGAGAAGGTGACACAGCAGCTTTTCCTCAAGGTTAATGAGAGAACTGTGCATCCAATTTcaagatgcaaaaaaaacctTGCTTCTAGAAAATAACAGGGTAGTTAGTAAACCTTGCTTTAAAAGAACAGTTGTTCTGAAATTTGACTCTTATAATTTCTTTGTGACTGTGGGTATTTATTGTTGGCGTAAAGGCAGTTGTTTATTGCCCTTTCCAAAATAGCCTGTCGTTAGCCTATTTTGCTATATATTAGCATAGAAATACTCTAAAATATCAGATTATGTAATCAATTTTGCCAATTTCACAAATAACATAACACCAtattatatgcaaatgagcatttAACAATATGGTTATTGTTATGCCTTTGTCCAGGATGCTAATACAACACTTTATGTCTGTATACTAACAATCCCAGCTATGTGATTTTGATAATGCCACCCCATGACAAAGTAGTGAATCCCCAAATCCCTGCTCTTATACCAGTGCAAAGATGATGCCATCATGGTCTGACTCCACCTTCGAACTATAAGTATAAAGAAGGTAGAATCTGTTTCTCtgcctctccttccctcccttcTCAGCTCCGGCCAGTGTCGGGAGCCGGAGAGATCTAATATCGCACTTGGACACAGAGGACCTCAGTGTGCAGAACTCCAGAGAGACGATGGCTTCAGCCGGCCTGGAAATCCTGGGCATGATTCTGTCTGTGGCTGGCTGGCTGGGAGCAATGGTGGCCTGCTGCCTGCCCATGTGGCGCGTGGCGGCGTACGTGGGTCAGAACATTGTGATCACACAGGTAGTGTGGGAGGGCCTGTGGATGAGCTGTGTGGTGCAGAGTACAGGCCAGATGCATTGTCAGATCTACGATTCCATGTTAGCGCTGCCCAGTGACCTGCAGGCTGCACGAGCTCTGGTTGTCATCGCTGTGTTCATTGGCGTAGTGGCCATGACGCTGGCTGTAGCAGGCGCCAAGTGCACCAACTGTACGTCGGATGTGTCCAGCAAACCTCGCATCATGCTGGGTGCCGGTGCAGCGTTCGGCAGCAGCGGGCTGTTATTGCTTGTGGCCGTGTGCTGGTCAGCCTACACCATTGTCCTGGACTTCCATGACCCACTGCTGCAGGACACGCAGAAGAGGGAGTTCGGGAACTCATTGTACTTCGGCTGGGGCGCCTCCTGCCTGCTCATCCTAGGGGGAGCCATACTTTCCTGTTCATGTCGTTCCAGAGCACCCAAGGATCCTGTGTCTATTGGAGCACAGTACTCAACGGTGAAATCAGTGGCTGCAAATGGATATTGCAGAAGGGACTATGTTTGAATGGTGTAGGTTGGTAAAAGAGCGTGCATTCAGTGAATAAAAACTGTGCTGGAATTTTATTCACTAGGAAAAACACCAGAGAGATATGATCGAATGGTTATATATGATTGAACTATGGCATAGTGTTAATTCAGTCAGCAACAGTAAGCCAATAGATGTGTTCTTTAGCCTGTAGGTCTGAAATAGATGTATTAGTGTGTAATAACCTTTGTGTTACATCTAGATTTTGAGACACAATGAGAAATCTGTCTAACTGAACAATGTTGACTAAATAGGTATCCAACATGTCTAATTATGTTGCAATTCTCATTAAGTTACATTACAGGCCCTCAGAGTTTACTGGTTAAGGCTGATGGGCATTGCAAGATTTAgtaatgaaacattttctgaAGGTAATAAAGTTCTTATAACAAGTCAGTCAGCACATAAATGTTTCCTGCGATATTGCAGCTTTTCGTCTACTTCTAAATGGATGACCATTCCCGGAAACCCGAGACTTTGCAAAGGTAAGCTGGATGAGCTGAAATAAGGAATTCTTAGTCCAAAGTGCTCTATATCATTTGAAATCTACCCAGCTCTTGAGGGGCTGCAGCACATTGGAAATTACCTCCCTGCATCAGTGTAGACGTGACTGGGTACAATGCAGCCGTTGTTCTGAGACCTTCTTCTGCTCCTTTGTGTCCACTGCTCAATTCTTTAATTCAGGGAAGTGTAACTGAAACTAGCCACCATGAGATGAAAGCACCTTCCTTTTTGCTTAGTTGGAGCTAAGTCTGCAAAGTCCCTGCGCTGTGGCATTCCTTTGTCTTGCTGGTAGAACATAGTTGAAGGACAAATGCAGTTTTCCAAATATTGGACTTTTTTAGTCAATACTGGGTTCAGGAAAATTACTACATTagagaaatataatttaatatttgaaaacTACTATATGGAAAAGAATACATTAAAGAATGCAGAGAAATGTGATAAAGCCTAAATCACCCAAAAGAGTAATACATAATGGATTAACAGTGCCACTAACAATTATAAAGCAATCAGTTAGATGCTGCTATGCAGCAAATGTAATATATTAGAGCAATATATTTTTAACCGACTTTATATAACccattgtaattttttttgtctttaagtTTTCCCTGTTTGAAATAAactctgcaaacacacagctaAGTTCAAAATTTCAGGTTTGATTAGCATGGAGTTTGCTAGCTTTGAAATACTACCATTATAGGTTAACAAGACACTCAAAGCAACAACATGGATTTGCTTCCAAATGCTCTTAAAGAGAAAATTCTTCTCATCACGGGAGTTCATTCAGTGCATGCTTCAATGATTGAACTGATCTGTCTTGCACACTCTTGGATTTGAGCCAGGCTTTTGAAACTTATATTGGTATATGAAAGAATTCAATTAGTTTAATAAGAACCTAAAAATAGGCTGTAGCATACCATGCAAAACCACGCAATATCCCCCACTAAGACCCTTTTGagctgtaaacaaaaaaaaaatacccactTACCCCAGCAACACAGTGATGTGGCTGAAATAAACTAGTTTCTTTGTGTTCTGTTTTCCTAAATAAATGACAGGAGAAATGACTCCAGTTTCAGCAAGGTCTTATCTGTACCGTTTTACTGTTTACTTAACGTTTCAACGGAAATTATTGGTTGTTCTGTCAAGGAAATTTGTCATTCAGGGAGTTTCCGTTAGAGTCAAGTGTCA
The genomic region above belongs to Pangasianodon hypophthalmus isolate fPanHyp1 chromosome 21, fPanHyp1.pri, whole genome shotgun sequence and contains:
- the LOC113543299 gene encoding claudin-like protein ZF-A89, giving the protein MVSAGLQMLGTALAIIGWIMTIVICALPMWKVTAFIGNNIVTAQISWEGIWMACVVQSTGQMQCKVYDSMLALSSDLQAARALCVISILVGVIGILLAIAGGKCTNCVEDESSKAKVGIAAGVAFIVSGLLCLIPVCWTANTIIRDFYNPLVPSAQKYEIGASLYIGWAAAALLLIGGGLLCCNCPPKDNYTAKYSAPKSSGSKGYV
- the LOC113542971 gene encoding claudin-4 encodes the protein MASAGLEILGMILSVAGWLGAMVACCLPMWRVAAYVGQNIVITQVVWEGLWMSCVVQSTGQMHCQIYDSMLALPSDLQAARALVVIAVFIGVVAMTLAVAGAKCTNCTSDVSSKPRIMLGAGAAFGSSGLLLLVAVCWSAYTIVLDFHDPLLQDTQKREFGNSLYFGWGASCLLILGGAILSCSCRSRAPKDPVSIGAQYSTVKSVAANGYCRRDYV